The sequence GTCGCGCTGGCCACCGACTGCAACCCCGGCTCCTCCTTCACCTCGTCCATGCCGTTCTGCCTGGCGCTGGCCGTCCGGGAGATGCGGATGACACCGCTGGAGGCGGTCAGGGCCGCCACGTACGGCGGAGCCATGGCGTTGCGCCGCGACGACGTCGGCACGCTGAGGGTGGGGGCCCGCGCCGATCTGGTGATCCTGGACGCCCCGTCCTACGTCCATCTGGCTTACCGGCCGGGGGTACCGCTGGCGGCGCAGGTGTGGAAGGAGGGCCACCGCCTGGTTTGAAACCCCGCGAGCAGGGGCAGCCGCAATGCCTGTGACGTCACGTTCGAAGACATCCTCCTTAGGGAGGAAATTCAAAACCGTTCTCCGGGCGTACTTTTTTAGGGAATCTTTGCCCTGATCCGAGCGTTGATTAGGCAAGCGACATGTCCGCACGCGCGGGGCTTTGGGCGAGCGTGCGGGCATGCCATAAGCAGGCGGAGCGAGGTGCCATCGGATGGCAAGGCCGACGGGGAATCGGACGCAGGATCAGCACGTCTCGGATCGAGACCTGCTCGGGACCTACCTGGCTGAGATCGGGCGGGTCCCCCTGCTCACCGCGGAGGAGGAGGTCGAGCTCGCCAAGCGGATCGAGGCGGGTCTCTTCGCGGAGCAGTTGCTGGACGGTGGGCTGGCGGAGCCGCGGATCGCGGACGCCGCCGACGAGGAGCTCGAACGGCTTGCTGTTTCGGGGCAGCGGGCCAAGGATGAATTCATCCAGGCCAATCTACGTCTTGTGGTGGCGGTCGCGCGCAAATACTCCGGCAGGGGAATGCCGTTGATCGATCTGGTCCAGGAGGGAAACCTGGGCCTGGTGCGGGCGGTCGAGAAATTCGATTACCGGCGCGGCTACAAGTTCTCCACATATGCCACCTGGTGGATCCGCCAGTCCGTGGGGCGGGCGATCCACGAGCAGGCCCGGCCGGTCCGGCTGCCCACCCACGCCGGTGAGCAGATGACCCGGCTGATGCGGGTCCGGCGCGACATGCTGGCCGAGTTCGACCAGGAGCCGACGGACGCGGATCTGGCCGCGGTGCTGGAGCTGCCGATCGAGCGGGTCCGCGAGCTCCGCCGCTGGGCCTCCGACCCCGTCTCCCTCCAGCTCGGCGTGGGCGACGAGGACGAGACCGAGCTCGGCGACATGATCGCCGACGAGACGTGGGCCGATCCCGAGCAGCAGGCCATGGACATCCTGGAGCGCGAGCGCCTGGAGCAGTGGCTGACCGGGCTGGAGGGCCAGACCCGGGAGATGCTCCGCTGGCGCTACGGCCTGATGGACGGCCGCGAGCACACGCTGACCGAGGTCGGCGAGCGCTACGGCATCGGCCGTGACCGCGCCCGCCGCATCGAGCGGGACGCGCTGGCCCGGCTGCGGAAGATGGCCACGGCGGCCTGACCGGGCATCGGCCCGGGGCCTACCGCAGCACGCGGAATCCGAAACGCCGGTCGCCCTCGCCCGGGGCGCCGGCGTCGCCCTCACTGATCACCAGGCTGTTGCCCTCGCCCGCGTAGAGCTGCAGGTTGCGTCCCGGCAGGCCGGGGTGGTGGATGCTGTTGAAGCCGTCGGGGAGGCTGTTCCAGCTGACGCGGGTGGGGCTCGCCTCCCACATCTGGGCGGTGCGGCCGGCGTCGCAGGGCTTGATCTCCAGGATCCCGGGACCGTCCCAGACGTCCAGGCACCGCCCGTCGCCGGTGACGAGGTGCCGGGCGAGGGCGTCGTAATGCCACACGGTCGTGGGATCGCTGTCGCACGCCCGGTTCTTGGGAGTGATCAGCGGGGTGACCGGGCTGTCCTGGGACCAGCCCACGCAGCGGGTGGGGTCCGTCGACAGGAAGATCTGGAACTCCCCGGCGGGCAGGGCCCCGGCGTGGGCGGGGACGGCGGTCAGCAGAAGGCCGCCGGCGGCGGCGAGCGGCACGGCGGCACGCAGGAAACGGATCATCGCTCTTCCTGGTCGTCAGGGGCGCGGGCACGGACGGCGGTGTGGGAGGCCCACGCCGCCGTCACTCATCGTAGTGAGATGACTGCCTTTAGTGATGGTCGCCGCCGCGTGGCCGTCCGCGGTCTCCACGGCCGGTCCCCGCCCCCCGCGGCCCGGGACCGTGCCGGCCGTCACGGCGTGGCGAACTTCTCCAGGTCGTCGAGGATCTTCCCGGCGGCGGTGACGCCGATGCCGAGCATCCAGGTCTCGTCGTCCACGCCGTGGGCCTTGCCGTCCTTGACCACCGGCAGGTTCTTCCAGAGCGGGCCCCCGGTGACCGTGGCCTGGCTCTGCGCCGCCTGGTCGCCGTAGGCGCTGTAGAAGAGCACGTCGCCGTCCGCCTGGGAGAGGTTCTCCTGGCTCAGCTCGTCGAAGCGCCTGTCCTGGGCGTCCGCCAGCCGCTGGGGTTCGGGGCGGCCGAAACCGGCGTCGCCGACGACGATGCCGCTGAACGACTCGGGGCCGTACATCCGGATCTGGGTGGGCATGAAGCGCACGATGCTGACCTCGACCGCGTCGGAGCCGCCCAGTGACCCCGCCCGGGTCCGGTAGTCGGCGAGCAGCTTCTCCGCCTGCGCCTTCTTCCCCAGCGCGTCGGCGTCGAGCAGGAGGTTCTCCTTCCAGGTGATCCCGACCTTCTCGGTGAACACGGTGGGCGCGATCCGGCTGAGCTTGTCGTAGAACTGCTCCTGCCGGAACTTCGTGCCGAGGATCAGATCCGGCTTGAGCGCGGTGATGGCCTCAAGGTTGGGTGCCTGGAGGGTGCCGACCGGCTTGGTGGCGTCCAGTGCGGAGCCCAGGTATTTCGGCCAGGCCTGGTTTTCGGCTGCCTGTGCCGCGCCGACCGGCGTGAGGCCCAGCGAGGCCATGGTGTCGAGCTTGTCGGTGTCGAGAACGATGACCCGCTTGGGAGCTTCGGGCACCTTCGTCTCGCCCATCGCGTGCTTGATCGTGCGGGTTGGACCTGCGCCGGCCTGGTCACCGCCGGAGGAGCCGCAGGCCGCGAGGGCGACGGTGGACAGCAGTACGGCAGCCGCGGCCTTGGCCAGGCGGATGGTCATCGAATCCCCTTAGAGGTTTAGGTAAGGCATACCTAAGCATAGTTACGGTCAACTTCCGACCAGGAGCCACCCCGTCCGAAACACCCTCGAAACACCACGTGGCCGAGATTCACAGATGCGAAACACGCACGGTTGAGACCTGAAACGGCGGAAGAAGACGCTTTGGCGCAACGTCAGTGCGCGGCCGGTCGACGGAGCCCAGGAAGCGTTCACTGCGACCGTGAAATCGGCCATACGCCATTTGTAAGGGAGGGTCGCGTCGAATGAAGATCGATGGCGGCACCACTGCTTGGATGCTCACAGCCACCGCGCTGGTGTTGCTGATGACTCCTGGGCTCGCGTTCTTCTACGGGGGCATGACCAGGGCCAAGAGCGTTCTCAACATGATGATGATGTCGTGGGTCAGCATCATCGTCGTGACGATCACCTGGGTTCTCTACGGCCACTCACTGGCCTTCGACGCCGTCGGCGACGGCACGGGCATCGTCAACAAGTTCATCGGCGGTCTCGACAACCTCGGCCTGGCCGGGATGGTGGAGACCGCGACGAAGGATGACGGCACGGGCATGCCGAGCCTGGTCTTCTCCATGTTCCAGATGACCTTCGCGATCATCACAGTGGCCCTGATCAGTGGCGCGCTCGCCGACCGCGTCAAGTTCGGCGCCTGGGTGGTCTTCGGGATCGTCTGGGTGAGCCTCGTCTACTTCCCCGTGGCCCACTGGGTGTGGGGCGGTGGCTGGCTGAGCAGCCTCGGCATCGAGGACTTCGCCGGAGGCACGGTCGTCCACATCAACGCCGGCGCCGCCGCCCTGGCGGTCGCGCTCGTGATCGGCAAGCGTGTCGGCTGGGGCAAGGACCCGATGCGCCCCCACAACCTCACGCTCGTTCTGCTGGGTGCCGGCCTGCTGTGGTTCGGCTGGTTCGGTTTCAACGCCGGCTCCGAGCTCGCCGTGGACGGGACGACCGGCCTGGCGTTCATCAACACCCAGATCGCCACCGCGGTCGCCGCCGGTGCCTGGCTCCTGGTGGAGAAGCTCCGTGACGGCCACTCCACCAGCCTCGGCGTGGCCTCGGGCGCCGTCGCCGGTCTGGTCGCCATCACCCCGGCCTGCGGCTTCGTCGACCCCTGGGCGGCGTTCGTCATCGGCGCGATCGCCGGTGTCGTCTGCGCCTACGCGGTCGGCCTGAAGTACAAGCTCGGTTACGACGACTCCCTCGACGTTGTCGGCGTCCACCTGGTCGGCGGTGTCGTCGGCGCCGTGGCGCTCGGTTTCGTCGCGGCCTACCCGTTCGCCGACGGCCAGGAGAAGGGGATCCTCCTCGGGGGGCCGCTCTCCCAGCTCGGCGTGCAGGTGCTGGGGCCGGTCGCGGTCGGCCTCTACTCCTTCGTCGTGTCGTGGATCATCGCCAAGGTCATCGACAAGACAATGGGCTTCAGGATCGGAGCCGAGGAAGAGATCACCGGCATCGACATCACCTCCCACGCCGAGACCGGTTACGACCTCGGCACCATCCACTCCTCGGGCGTGGCCGCCGTCAACGGTACGGCCGCCGTCCCGGCGTCCAAGAAGGTCGGCGCATGAGACTCATCACCGCGGTCATCAAGCCCTTCAAGCTCGATGACGTGAAGGCAGCCCTGGAGCAGTTCGGCGTCAAGGGCATGACGGTCAGCGAGGCCAGCGGGTACGGCCGCCAGCGCGGTCACACCGAGGTCTACCGGGGCGCCGAGTACCAGGTGGACCTGGTGCCCAAGGTCCGGCTGGAGGTGCTCGCCGAGGAGGACGACGCCGAGGACGTCATCGACGTCATCGTCAAGGCCGCGCAGACCGGCAAGATCGGCGACGGCAAGGTCTGGTCCGTTCCGGTGGACACGGTCGTCCGGGTCCGCACCGGAGAGCGCGGACCCGAGGCGCTCTGACCGGTGAGAGGCGACACGCGCTCGTACGCCGCGGCCCGCAAGGAACGGGCCGCGGACATCGACCGGTGGCTGACGGACCTGCTCCGGACCGCCTGCGGCACGCCGTACGGGCGCACGGGGAAGAACGGGGAGCACAGGACCGCCGACGAGCGTGGCGCCCTCAGCGGTGTCGCGCTCGTCGCGGTGGGGAGCCTGGGCCGCGCGGAGCTGGCCCCGGGCAGCGATCTGGACCTGGTCCTGCTGCACAACGGCCGGGACGACGTGGCGCGCATCGCCGACCGCGTCTGGTACCCCGTCTGGGACTCCGGCGTCGGCCTCGACCACTCGGTGCGGACCGTGGAAGAGGCCGCCACGGTCGCGAGGGACGATCTCAAGGCGGTGCTCGGGCTGATCCAGGCCCGGCACGTGGCGGGCGACCCCGAGCTGACCCGCGCGGCGCGCGAGAGCGTGCTCTCCGAATGGCGGGCCGACTCCAGGCGCCGCCTGGGCGAGCTGCGCGACGCCACCGACAAGCGCGCCGAGGCGAGCGGCGAGCTGGCCTTCCTGCTCGAACCCGACCTCAGGGACTCACGCGGCGGGATCCGCGACGTGCAGGCGATGCAGGCCGTGGCCGCCGCCTGGGTCGCCTCGGCCCCGGGCCCCCGGGTCCGCGAGGCCTACGAACTCCTGCTCGACATACGGCACAGCCTGCACCTGGTGACCGCCCGGGGGGCCGACCGGCTGGTGCTCCAGGAGCAGGACGCGGTCGCCGGGACGCTGGGCCTGCTCGACGCCGAGGCGCTGATGCGCAGGCTCGCCGAGGCGGGCCGTACCGTCGCGCACGCCTTCGACGCCACCTGGCGCACCGTCGACCGGCTGCTGTCGGGCCCCGCCCCGAGGGGGCGCCGCCCGCTCGCCGACGGCGTCGTCGAGCACGGCGGCGAGGTCGTGCTCGCCCGCGGGGCCGACCCGCGCAAGGACCCCGTGCTCGTGCTCCGCGCCGCCGCGGCCGCCGCCGAGGCGGGGCTGCCCCTCGCGCCCGCCACCGTGAACGCGCTGGCCGCCCAGTCGCCGCCGCTCCCGGTCCCGTGGCCGGACGACGCCCGCGACGCGCTGGTCGCCCTGCTCGGCGCGGGACGCGCGGCGGTGCCGGTCTGGGAGGAGCTGGACCAGGCGGGGGTGCTGGTCCGGCTCCTGCCCGACTGGGAGCGGGTACGGCACCGCCCGCAGCGCAACCCCGTGCACCGCTACACCGTGGATCGGCACCTGATCGAGGCCGCCGCCGGAGCCGCCTCCTTCACCCGCGAGGTGTCCCGGCCCGACCTGCTCCTCATCTCCGCGCTCCTGCACGACATCGGCAAGGGCTGGCCCGGCGACCACTCCACCACCGGCGCGGTCGTGGCCCGCGACATCGGCACCCGGATCGGCCTGTCCCCGGCGGACGTGGACATCCTGGAGACCGTGGTCCGCCATCACCTGCTGCTGCCGGAGACGGCGACCCGCCGCGACCTGGACGACCCGGTGACGATCTC comes from Streptosporangium roseum DSM 43021 and encodes:
- a CDS encoding sigma-70 family RNA polymerase sigma factor, with product MARPTGNRTQDQHVSDRDLLGTYLAEIGRVPLLTAEEEVELAKRIEAGLFAEQLLDGGLAEPRIADAADEELERLAVSGQRAKDEFIQANLRLVVAVARKYSGRGMPLIDLVQEGNLGLVRAVEKFDYRRGYKFSTYATWWIRQSVGRAIHEQARPVRLPTHAGEQMTRLMRVRRDMLAEFDQEPTDADLAAVLELPIERVRELRRWASDPVSLQLGVGDEDETELGDMIADETWADPEQQAMDILERERLEQWLTGLEGQTREMLRWRYGLMDGREHTLTEVGERYGIGRDRARRIERDALARLRKMATAA
- a CDS encoding ABC transporter substrate-binding protein, with the protein product MTIRLAKAAAAVLLSTVALAACGSSGGDQAGAGPTRTIKHAMGETKVPEAPKRVIVLDTDKLDTMASLGLTPVGAAQAAENQAWPKYLGSALDATKPVGTLQAPNLEAITALKPDLILGTKFRQEQFYDKLSRIAPTVFTEKVGITWKENLLLDADALGKKAQAEKLLADYRTRAGSLGGSDAVEVSIVRFMPTQIRMYGPESFSGIVVGDAGFGRPEPQRLADAQDRRFDELSQENLSQADGDVLFYSAYGDQAAQSQATVTGGPLWKNLPVVKDGKAHGVDDETWMLGIGVTAAGKILDDLEKFATP
- a CDS encoding ammonium transporter; translated protein: MKIDGGTTAWMLTATALVLLMTPGLAFFYGGMTRAKSVLNMMMMSWVSIIVVTITWVLYGHSLAFDAVGDGTGIVNKFIGGLDNLGLAGMVETATKDDGTGMPSLVFSMFQMTFAIITVALISGALADRVKFGAWVVFGIVWVSLVYFPVAHWVWGGGWLSSLGIEDFAGGTVVHINAGAAALAVALVIGKRVGWGKDPMRPHNLTLVLLGAGLLWFGWFGFNAGSELAVDGTTGLAFINTQIATAVAAGAWLLVEKLRDGHSTSLGVASGAVAGLVAITPACGFVDPWAAFVIGAIAGVVCAYAVGLKYKLGYDDSLDVVGVHLVGGVVGAVALGFVAAYPFADGQEKGILLGGPLSQLGVQVLGPVAVGLYSFVVSWIIAKVIDKTMGFRIGAEEEITGIDITSHAETGYDLGTIHSSGVAAVNGTAAVPASKKVGA
- a CDS encoding P-II family nitrogen regulator, with the protein product MRLITAVIKPFKLDDVKAALEQFGVKGMTVSEASGYGRQRGHTEVYRGAEYQVDLVPKVRLEVLAEEDDAEDVIDVIVKAAQTGKIGDGKVWSVPVDTVVRVRTGERGPEAL
- a CDS encoding [protein-PII] uridylyltransferase gives rise to the protein MRGDTRSYAAARKERAADIDRWLTDLLRTACGTPYGRTGKNGEHRTADERGALSGVALVAVGSLGRAELAPGSDLDLVLLHNGRDDVARIADRVWYPVWDSGVGLDHSVRTVEEAATVARDDLKAVLGLIQARHVAGDPELTRAARESVLSEWRADSRRRLGELRDATDKRAEASGELAFLLEPDLRDSRGGIRDVQAMQAVAAAWVASAPGPRVREAYELLLDIRHSLHLVTARGADRLVLQEQDAVAGTLGLLDAEALMRRLAEAGRTVAHAFDATWRTVDRLLSGPAPRGRRPLADGVVEHGGEVVLARGADPRKDPVLVLRAAAAAAEAGLPLAPATVNALAAQSPPLPVPWPDDARDALVALLGAGRAAVPVWEELDQAGVLVRLLPDWERVRHRPQRNPVHRYTVDRHLIEAAAGAASFTREVSRPDLLLISALLHDIGKGWPGDHSTTGAVVARDIGTRIGLSPADVDILETVVRHHLLLPETATRRDLDDPVTISRVAEAVGSREVLELLAALAVADGNATGPAAWNSWKASLVTDLVRRVRSVLSGTPLPPAPALSAAQASLARHGGGAIRVNGGAVTVVAPDRAGLLWRAAGVLAAHRMVVRAASAASAGSTAVIEFAVVPEYGSPPDPATLEADLRLVLAGRLDIEQRLARRTRSLRPARVPVAPPRVTLVDDASNTATVVEVRAHDRPGLLWRIGRAFGDCGLDVRAARVETLGAEAVDVFYVVDRAGRPLTDEAQRAQVRDQVLAALR